A genomic window from Indicator indicator isolate 239-I01 chromosome 10, UM_Iind_1.1, whole genome shotgun sequence includes:
- the LRRC8B gene encoding volume-regulated anion channel subunit LRRC8B — MITLTELKYLADAQSSYHILKPWWDVFWYYLTMIMLLVAVLAGALQLTQTRVLCCLPCKLEFDNHCAVPWDLVKANLNMSTGSPAQIIIPLKIQNDLHRQQYSYIDAVCYERQLHWFAKFFPYLVLLHTFIFAACSNFWLYYPSTSSRLEHFVAILQKCFDSPWTTRALSETVAEQSVRKLPIAKSKASPGSSVDIGASRQSLPYSQPGLETTGRENSSSVLDKKEGEQAKAIFEKVKKFRVHVEEKDVIYRVYMKQIIVKVIVFVMIITYVPYYLSFITLEIDCVVNVQAFTGYKRYQCVYSLAEIFKVLASFYVVLVIFYGLTCTYSLWWMLRSSLKQYSFEKLREKSNYSDIPDVKNDFAFILHLADQYDPLYSQRFSIFLSDLSENKLKQINLNNEWSVEKLKNKLVRNSQDKIELHLFMLNGLPDSVFELTEIEVLSLELIPEAKLPSTVTQLVNLKELNVYHSSLTMDYPAVGFLEENLKTLRLKSSEMGRLPFWVFHLKNLQELCLTGYFMLDHHNSIYNESFQGLKNLRSIHLKNNLSRIPQVVTDLLPSLQHLSINNEGNKLIVLNNLKKLVNLRTLELICCDLERIPHSIFTLNNLHEIDLKENNLRTVEEIISFQHLKNLSCLKLWHNSISYVPVQIGALSNLEQLYLNYNNIKNVPLQLFLCRKLHYLDLSYNKLTSIPEEISYLTNLQYLALTKNHIEMLPDGLFQCKKLQFLLLGNNSLMNLSPGVGQLLNLVQLELFGNYLESLPAELEECQFLKRNSLIVEERLLKTLPPRVRERLQTCSDKC, encoded by the exons ATGATCACGCTAACAGAACTCAAATACTTAGCAGATGCCCAGTCATCCTACCATATACTAAAACCATGGTGGGATGTCTTCTGGTATTACCTCACCATGATAATGCTGCTAGTTGCTGTGCTTGCTGGGGCTCTCCAGCTCACTCAAACCAGAGTATTGTGTTGTCTTCCTTGCAAGCTAGAATTTGACAATCACTGTGCCGTGCCTTGGGATTTAGTTAAAGCCAACCTTAACATGTCTACTGGTTCTCCAGCACAGATAATCATCCCGCTTAAAATCCAGAATGATCTCCACCGGCAGCAGTACTCCTATATTGATGCAGTATGTTATGAGAGACAGCTTCATTGGTTTGCCAAATTTTTTCCATACCTAGTGCTTCTGCATACCTTCATTTTTGCAGCTTGCAGTAATTTCTGGCTTTACTATCCTAGTACAAGTTCCAGACTTGAACACTTTGTAGCCATTCTGCAGAAGTGTTTCGATTCTCCATGGACAACACGTGCCCTCTCAGAAACAGTTGCTGAGCAGTCTGTGAGGAAGTTGCCAATAGCCAAATCCAAAGCATCACCTGGGAGTTCAGTAGATATAGGGGCCAGCAGACAGTCCCTGCCATATtcacagcctggcttggaaACAACTGGAAGAGAAAATTCCTCAAGTGTTCTTGACAAAAAAGAAGGGGAACAAGCTAAAGCTATATTTGAAAAAGTGAAGAAATTCAGAGTACACGTCGAAGAGAAGGATGTCATATATAGAGTATATATGAAACAGATTATAGTGAAAGTCATTGTATTTGTAATGATAATAACTTATGTTCCCTACTATTTATCATTTATTACACTTGAAATTGATTGTGTAGTCAATGTTCAAGCCTTTACAGGCTATAAAAGGTACCAGTGTGTATATTCACTAGCAGAAATTTTTAAAGTTCTGGCTTCGTTTTATGTTGTTTTAGTGATCTTCTATGGCTTAACTTGCACTTACAGTTTGTGGTGGATGTTAAGAAGTTCACTTAAGCAATATTCTTTTGAGAAATTGAGAGAGAAAAGTAATTACAGTGATATACCTGATGTAAAGAATGACTTTGCATTTATTCTCCATTTGGCAGATCAGTATGATCCTCTTTATTCCCAAAGATTCTCAATATTCCTGTCTGATCTGAgtgaaaacaaactgaaacagaTAAATCTTAATAATGAATGGTCAGtggaaaaactgaaaaataaactagTAAGAAATTCCCAAGACAAGATTGAACTTCACCTTTTCATGTTAAATGGTCTTCCAGACAGTGTCTTTGAACTGACAGAAATAGAAGTCCTAAGCCTGGAACTTATTCCTGAAGCCAAACTTCCTTCAACTGTGACCCAGCTGGTCAATCTCAAGGAACTCAATGTTTATCATTCCTCACTAACTATGGATTATCCAGCAGTCGGCTTTCTAGAAGAAAATCTGAAAACGCTGCGCCTGAAGTCTAGTGAGATGGGAAGACTTCCCTTCTGGGTATTTCATCTAAAAAACCTACAAGAATTGTGCTTAACAGGATATTTTATGCTAGACCATCACAACTCCATATACAACGAAAGCTTTCAGGGGCTAAAAAATCTGAGGTCAATTCACTTGAAAAACAACCTTTCCCGTATACCTCAAGTGGTTACAGATCTTCTGCCCTCTTTACAACACTTGTCTATCAACAATGAGGGGAATAAACTGATAGTGCTAAACAATCTGAAGAAGCTGGTGAACCTGAGAACCTTGGAATTAATCTGCTGTGATTTAGAGCGCATTCCCCATTCAATTTTTACCCTAAACAATTTACATGAAATTgacttaaaagaaaataatctcagAACAGTGGAAGAAATAATTAGCTTTCAACATCTTAAGAACCTTTCTTGCTTAAAACTGTGGCACAACAGTATTTCATATGTCCCTGTGCAGATTGGTGCATTATCAAACCTGGAACAATTGTATCTAAATTATAATAATATTAAGAATGTTCCATTGCAGCTATTTCTTTGTAGAAAATTACACTATTTGGATCTTAGCTATAATAAGCTaacctccatccctgaagaaatCAGCTATCTGACCAATCTGCAGTACTTGGCTTTGACAAAAAACCAT attgAAATGCTGCCTGATGGATTATTTCAGTGCAAAAAGCTGCAATTTCTTCTTCTGGGAAATAACAGTCTGATGAATTTGTCCCCTGGTGTGGGTCAGCTACTGAATCTTGTTCAATTAGAGCTCTTTGGAAACTATCTTGAATCACTTCCTGCTGAACTAGAAGAATGTCAGTTCTTGAAGCGGAATAGTCTAATTGTAGAAGAAAGGTTGTTAAAAACGCTTCCACCTCGTGTCAGAGAGCGTTTGCAGACATGCTCAGATAAATGctaa